Proteins found in one Lysinibacillus fusiformis genomic segment:
- a CDS encoding LutC/YkgG family protein: MTDMIQHRETFLANIAKQLGRSPKTELPRPTWQYQPQERVLKDATKDELVEILIKQCANIHTHIVISSTTTLPQDLQTVVDNYGGQSVITWQDKRFQDYGLSALMNEQWPQANIQLYEWDPQQPEENIRQAEKANIGITISEMTLAESGTAVLFSSKDRGRSISFLPKKSIILIPKSTIVPRMTQAARWISEKIRRGEKIASCINFITGPSNSADIEMILIVGVHGPIQATYIVIEDQ; the protein is encoded by the coding sequence ATGACTGATATGATTCAGCATCGAGAAACCTTTTTAGCAAACATTGCGAAGCAACTCGGACGTTCACCTAAGACAGAGCTGCCACGACCAACTTGGCAGTATCAGCCACAAGAGCGTGTGCTCAAAGATGCGACAAAGGACGAATTGGTAGAGATTTTAATCAAGCAATGTGCCAACATCCATACTCATATTGTCATTTCTAGTACTACTACACTTCCACAGGATTTACAGACTGTTGTTGACAATTATGGAGGGCAGTCCGTTATTACATGGCAGGATAAACGGTTCCAAGACTACGGATTATCTGCACTCATGAACGAACAATGGCCACAAGCCAATATTCAGCTTTATGAATGGGACCCACAGCAACCCGAGGAAAATATCCGCCAAGCTGAAAAAGCAAATATCGGGATAACCATTAGTGAAATGACGTTAGCAGAATCGGGAACAGCCGTGCTCTTTAGCAGCAAGGATAGAGGGAGAAGCATTAGCTTTTTACCAAAGAAGTCGATCATTTTAATTCCTAAAAGTACGATTGTGCCTCGTATGACACAGGCAGCTCGTTGGATTAGTGAAAAAATCCGTCGGGGTGAAAAAATTGCCTCCTGCATCAACTTTATTACAGGACCAAGTAACTCAGCCGATATCGAAATGATTCTTATCGTTGGTGTCCACGGCCCTATTCAAGCAACCTATATTGTCATTGAGGATCAGTAA
- a CDS encoding LutB/LldF family L-lactate oxidation iron-sulfur protein, which translates to MAMKTSNDRFQQRVTKELDNQFMRRAVSSAQERFQTRRLQQAEELGHWEEWRSHGEEIRKHVLANLDYYLYQLSENVAKRGGHVFFAQTAQEATDYIQSTARKKNAAKIVKSKSMVTEEINLNTALEALGCEVIETDLGEYILQVADHEPPSHIVAPALHKNKEQIRDVFKEKQGYSQTEKPEELALYVREKLRQEYLTADIGITGCNFAIAESGSITLVTNEGNADLVTALPKTQITVMGMERIVPTFEEMEVLVSLLTRSAVGQKLTSYITTLTGVKDEEDTDGPEEFHLVIVDNGRSAILGSEFQPILQCIRCAACVNACPVYRHVGGHTYGSIYSGPVGVVLSPLLGGYDDFKELPYASTLCGACTDACPVKIPLHQLIHRHRQVIVENEGKAPVSEKLLMKAFGFGASSPTLYKMATKMAAPAMSPFTKDNTISKGPGPLKAWTEARDFPAPSKDSFRDWMKHRTKGGGQ; encoded by the coding sequence ATGGCCATGAAAACAAGTAATGATCGGTTTCAACAACGTGTCACAAAAGAGCTAGATAATCAGTTTATGCGTCGTGCGGTTTCGAGTGCCCAAGAACGTTTTCAAACACGTCGCCTTCAACAAGCAGAGGAGTTAGGACATTGGGAAGAATGGCGCTCACATGGAGAGGAAATCCGCAAGCATGTTTTAGCTAATCTTGATTATTACCTTTATCAATTAAGTGAAAATGTTGCCAAACGAGGCGGGCATGTGTTCTTTGCGCAAACTGCACAGGAAGCAACCGACTATATTCAAAGCACTGCTAGAAAGAAAAATGCGGCAAAAATTGTGAAATCTAAATCAATGGTGACAGAAGAAATTAACTTAAATACGGCTTTAGAAGCACTTGGTTGTGAAGTGATTGAGACAGACCTAGGTGAGTATATTTTGCAGGTGGCAGATCACGAGCCCCCTTCGCATATTGTGGCGCCAGCCTTGCATAAAAATAAGGAGCAAATTCGAGATGTTTTTAAAGAAAAACAAGGCTACAGTCAAACAGAAAAGCCAGAGGAGCTTGCCCTTTATGTACGTGAAAAATTACGGCAGGAATATTTAACGGCCGATATTGGGATTACAGGCTGCAACTTTGCTATTGCCGAAAGTGGCTCGATTACACTCGTCACGAATGAAGGCAATGCTGATTTAGTAACAGCATTACCAAAAACACAAATCACGGTTATGGGGATGGAAAGAATTGTTCCTACCTTTGAAGAAATGGAGGTCCTTGTTAGTTTATTAACAAGAAGTGCGGTTGGTCAAAAGCTAACGAGCTATATTACAACGTTAACAGGCGTAAAGGACGAAGAGGATACGGATGGACCAGAGGAATTCCATTTAGTCATTGTCGATAATGGGCGCTCTGCTATTTTAGGTAGTGAGTTCCAGCCTATTTTACAATGCATTCGCTGTGCTGCCTGTGTCAATGCTTGTCCTGTCTATCGTCATGTTGGTGGGCATACGTACGGCTCTATTTACTCAGGTCCAGTAGGTGTTGTCCTCTCCCCACTTTTGGGGGGCTATGATGATTTTAAAGAACTGCCCTATGCTTCTACATTGTGCGGTGCTTGTACAGATGCATGTCCTGTTAAAATTCCTTTACATCAGCTCATTCATCGCCATCGTCAAGTCATTGTTGAAAATGAAGGCAAGGCACCTGTTTCTGAAAAGCTTTTAATGAAGGCATTTGGTTTTGGGGCTTCCTCCCCTACCCTTTATAAAATGGCGACAAAAATGGCTGCGCCTGCAATGTCTCCATTTACTAAAGACAATACCATTTCTAAAGGCCCTGGCCCATTAAAAGCATGGACTGAGGCAAGGGATTTTCCTGCACCAAGTAAAGACAGCTTTAGAGACTGGATGAAGCATCGTACAAAAGGAGGCGGGCAATAA
- a CDS encoding (Fe-S)-binding protein, with translation MKVTLFATCLVDMFQGDVGKAVVEVLERLGCDIDFPEDQICCGQPAYNSGYVKDSKNAMKKMILAFEHAEYVVSPSGSCAYMLKEYPEVFKGDTTWEPKAQALAAKTYEFTEFIVNVLKIEDVGAHLEGKATYHTSCHMTRLLGVTEAPLQLLKNVKGLHYVDLPGKDRCCGFGGTFSVKMGHISGEMVNEKVHNVEETGADILIGADAGCLMNIGGRIQRQDKPIKVMHIAEVLNCR, from the coding sequence ATGAAAGTCACACTATTTGCCACTTGCTTAGTGGATATGTTTCAGGGGGATGTAGGAAAGGCCGTTGTTGAAGTATTAGAAAGACTTGGCTGTGACATCGATTTTCCAGAGGATCAAATTTGCTGTGGGCAGCCTGCTTACAATAGTGGCTATGTCAAGGACTCGAAAAATGCGATGAAAAAAATGATCTTAGCCTTTGAGCATGCTGAATACGTCGTCTCCCCTTCTGGCTCCTGCGCTTATATGCTGAAGGAATATCCAGAAGTTTTTAAAGGGGACACGACATGGGAGCCAAAAGCGCAAGCATTAGCAGCTAAAACCTATGAATTCACAGAATTTATTGTCAACGTATTAAAGATTGAAGATGTGGGTGCCCATTTAGAGGGCAAAGCTACCTACCATACGTCATGCCATATGACCAGATTGCTAGGTGTGACAGAGGCACCCTTGCAATTATTAAAGAACGTCAAGGGCTTACACTATGTGGACCTCCCTGGTAAGGATCGATGCTGTGGATTTGGTGGTACTTTTTCAGTCAAAATGGGCCATATTTCTGGAGAAATGGTCAATGAAAAAGTACACAATGTAGAAGAAACAGGTGCTGATATTTTAATAGGCGCAGATGCTGGCTGTTTAATGAATATCGGTGGTCGCATTCAACGTCAGGATAAGCCAATTAAAGTGATGCATATTGCAGAAGTATTAAATTGCCGATAA
- a CDS encoding FadR/GntR family transcriptional regulator: protein MKLRKIKPKKIYEEVSEILHEKIRAGVLKPGDRLDSVEQLAEQLQVSRSAVREALSALKAMGLIEIKQGSGTFVKSVPANQLDFPLSTAMLTNRQDIAQLLEVRKIIEVGAAGRAALHRTDQDIQAMLQILEDMKQAHGDGELGEKVDYQFHAAISNASQNPLLATLLDQISGLMIETMKETRRIWLYSQKTTSEQLYDEHMQIFLAIKQQNEELAKHAMASHLSNVEKVLLQYFETTESNSH from the coding sequence TTGAAATTAAGAAAGATTAAACCAAAAAAAATTTATGAAGAAGTATCCGAAATCCTGCATGAAAAAATACGAGCTGGTGTCCTCAAGCCAGGTGATAGGCTTGACTCAGTTGAGCAGCTTGCTGAACAATTACAAGTGAGTCGATCCGCTGTACGGGAGGCATTATCTGCTTTAAAAGCGATGGGATTGATTGAAATCAAACAAGGCTCTGGAACATTTGTCAAAAGTGTGCCAGCCAATCAGCTTGATTTTCCTTTATCCACAGCTATGTTAACGAATAGACAGGATATTGCTCAATTATTAGAAGTGCGTAAAATTATTGAAGTAGGCGCAGCAGGACGTGCAGCGCTCCATCGTACAGATCAGGATATTCAGGCAATGCTACAAATTTTAGAGGATATGAAGCAGGCCCATGGGGATGGTGAGCTTGGTGAAAAAGTAGATTATCAATTTCATGCAGCTATTTCCAATGCCTCTCAAAATCCCCTACTCGCTACCCTTTTAGATCAAATTTCGGGATTAATGATTGAAACGATGAAAGAAACGCGACGAATTTGGTTGTACTCCCAAAAAACAACGAGTGAACAATTATATGACGAACATATGCAGATATTCCTCGCGATTAAACAACAAAATGAAGAGCTAGCCAAACACGCAATGGCATCACATTTAAGCAATGTTGAAAAAGTGCTATTACAATATTTCGAAACGACTGAATCCAATTCACACTAA
- a CDS encoding cytochrome c biogenesis CcdA family protein translates to MGSDINVFLAFGAGFLSFISPCTLPLYPAFLSYITGMTLDELKSEKGMLQKRAIFHTLFFLLGFSIIFIIIGLSASFAAEFFLNYQTLLRQVGAILIVVFGLMIVGLLQIDFLMKDRKFQFKNRPSGYFGSVLIGIAFAAGWTPCTGPILASIIMLASTNPGAGFSYMFAYYLGFAIPFFVLSFFISRMTWIRTHSQKIVKIGGYIMIAVGILLFFDGLTYITRVLQPIFGGFTGF, encoded by the coding sequence ATGGGATCTGATATTAACGTATTTTTAGCTTTTGGTGCAGGGTTCTTAAGTTTTATTTCACCATGTACTCTCCCACTGTATCCAGCATTTTTATCGTACATAACGGGTATGACATTAGATGAGCTAAAATCAGAAAAAGGTATGCTACAAAAACGTGCCATTTTCCACACACTATTCTTTTTACTAGGGTTTTCCATTATCTTTATCATTATTGGACTAAGTGCTTCATTTGCAGCAGAATTCTTCCTCAATTATCAAACATTATTACGACAGGTTGGAGCGATCTTAATCGTCGTATTCGGTTTAATGATTGTAGGGTTATTGCAAATAGACTTCTTAATGAAGGATCGAAAGTTCCAATTTAAAAATAGACCATCTGGCTATTTTGGGTCCGTCTTAATTGGTATTGCCTTTGCGGCAGGCTGGACACCATGTACAGGACCAATCCTTGCATCGATTATTATGCTAGCAAGTACAAATCCAGGTGCGGGCTTTAGCTATATGTTTGCGTATTATTTAGGGTTCGCAATTCCATTCTTCGTGTTATCTTTCTTTATTTCACGCATGACATGGATTCGTACACACAGCCAGAAAATTGTAAAAATCGGCGGGTACATCATGATTGCCGTTGGGATTTTATTATTCTTTGATGGCTTAACGTATATTACACGCGTTTTACAACCTATTTTCGGTGGATTTACAGGCTTTTAA
- a CDS encoding response regulator produces MEGDEHVPTVLVVDDTLFMRVAISNMFTEWGYEVVGKAVNGKEAVAMYRELQPDLVTMDVTMPVMTGIAAVKKIVPEFPDAKIIMVTALGQQKLIVEAIESGAKDFITKPFEPERLKAVADQLLGQNC; encoded by the coding sequence GTGGAGGGAGATGAACATGTGCCTACAGTTTTAGTAGTGGATGATACGCTTTTTATGCGTGTTGCAATCAGTAATATGTTTACAGAATGGGGCTATGAAGTAGTCGGTAAGGCAGTAAATGGTAAGGAAGCTGTGGCGATGTATCGTGAGTTACAACCAGACTTAGTGACAATGGATGTAACGATGCCCGTTATGACAGGTATTGCAGCCGTAAAAAAAATTGTCCCAGAATTTCCAGATGCAAAAATCATTATGGTAACAGCATTAGGGCAGCAAAAATTAATCGTCGAGGCGATTGAGAGTGGGGCAAAGGATTTTATCACAAAGCCTTTTGAACCAGAGAGATTGAAGGCTGTAGCTGATCAATTACTTGGACAAAATTGTTAA
- a CDS encoding CcdC family protein, with the protein MLSSIPSHYYVIGSTIMAILMGSFVMVIRMRASKMPTNEKKIIIPPIAMSSGALMFLFEQFRVPPMQILEATAVGMVFSIILIATSKFEVRGRDIYLKRSKAFAFILIGLLIFRVVAKMILSSSIDVGELAGMFWILAFAMLVPWRIAMLIQFKKVKKTIPKLH; encoded by the coding sequence ATGTTAAGCAGTATCCCTTCTCACTATTATGTTATAGGGTCGACCATTATGGCCATTCTTATGGGGAGCTTTGTAATGGTCATACGAATGAGAGCTTCCAAAATGCCGACAAATGAGAAGAAAATTATTATTCCACCAATAGCGATGTCTTCCGGTGCACTGATGTTTTTATTTGAACAATTCCGTGTGCCACCGATGCAAATTTTAGAGGCAACCGCGGTAGGAATGGTGTTCTCGATAATATTAATTGCCACTTCGAAATTTGAAGTAAGGGGTCGAGATATTTATTTAAAACGATCAAAAGCATTCGCATTTATATTAATCGGTTTGTTAATTTTCCGAGTGGTGGCGAAAATGATTTTAAGTAGCTCCATCGATGTCGGTGAATTAGCAGGTATGTTCTGGATATTAGCCTTTGCCATGTTAGTACCTTGGCGTATCGCGATGCTCATCCAGTTTAAAAAAGTCAAAAAAACAATCCCAAAACTACACTAG
- a CDS encoding IS256 family transposase: MTQLQFNLDMDLLKDSVMNSTIDAVVKSAIILVLNEFMEKERDAFLHASAYERSNERRDYRNGYYERELTMSIGKIKLKVPRTRHGEFSPTVFDKYARCDQAFVLSMLEMVINGVSTRKVTHIVEQLCGESVSKSFVSSLTQKLDPIVNEWANRPLNTMYYPFVFVDAMYIKVREHQRVVSKAVYIATAITEENKREIIGLSVDHVESFDSWSSFFKQLKSRGLQSPQLVISDAHQGLQKAIQREFIGTAWQRCNVHFKRNIIEKLPKKDSVDIRMMMKRIFEAVTLEDIRKFKDELMDQFGNNPKYEKALTILDEGFEDTIQYMNYPADIRCHIRSTNSLERLNQEVRRREKVIRIFPNTQSAFRLVGAILMQYQETIYSKKKGLTK, encoded by the coding sequence ATGACCCAGTTACAGTTTAACCTAGACATGGATCTTTTAAAAGATTCCGTTATGAATTCCACTATTGATGCTGTTGTAAAGTCAGCTATTATTTTAGTCTTAAATGAATTTATGGAAAAAGAAAGAGATGCCTTCCTTCATGCATCTGCCTATGAACGTTCTAATGAGCGTCGTGATTACCGTAATGGGTACTATGAACGTGAACTGACTATGAGTATTGGTAAGATAAAACTAAAAGTTCCTAGAACGCGTCATGGTGAATTTTCTCCTACTGTTTTTGACAAGTATGCACGTTGTGATCAGGCATTTGTTCTTTCTATGCTGGAGATGGTTATTAATGGCGTCTCTACACGAAAAGTCACACATATTGTAGAACAACTTTGCGGCGAATCCGTTTCTAAATCTTTTGTTTCTTCACTCACACAGAAACTGGATCCGATCGTGAACGAATGGGCAAATCGTCCATTAAACACCATGTATTATCCTTTTGTTTTTGTAGATGCCATGTACATAAAAGTACGTGAACATCAACGTGTCGTATCAAAAGCTGTTTATATCGCTACGGCCATTACGGAAGAAAATAAACGCGAAATTATCGGTTTAAGTGTGGATCATGTTGAAAGTTTTGATAGTTGGAGCTCTTTTTTTAAACAACTCAAATCACGTGGACTTCAATCACCTCAACTAGTGATTTCAGATGCTCATCAAGGGCTTCAAAAAGCGATACAGCGTGAATTTATCGGCACTGCTTGGCAAAGATGTAATGTGCATTTTAAACGAAATATTATCGAGAAGCTTCCTAAAAAAGACTCCGTCGATATCCGAATGATGATGAAGCGCATTTTTGAAGCCGTAACCCTTGAAGATATTCGAAAGTTTAAGGATGAATTAATGGACCAATTTGGAAATAATCCAAAGTACGAAAAAGCTCTTACTATCTTAGATGAAGGTTTCGAAGATACCATCCAATACATGAATTATCCAGCAGATATACGCTGTCATATTCGAAGTACAAATTCACTTGAACGATTAAATCAAGAAGTGCGTAGAAGAGAAAAGGTCATACGAATCTTTCCAAATACGCAGTCTGCCTTTCGATTGGTAGGTGCTATTTTAATGCAGTATCAAGAAACGATTTACTCAAAGAAAAAAGGTTTAACCAAATAG
- a CDS encoding DUF2621 domain-containing protein, whose protein sequence is MLQGWFLWFILFWVVVLISLMAIGGFFMFRKFLKALPKQDGKSDLDWQEYYLDKTVHLWGQAEKDLLYELVSPVPELFRQVAKEKIAGKIGELALEEKAAAINNDLIIRGYIQATPKRDHKFLRKKLEQMQIDISPYEHLFE, encoded by the coding sequence TTGTTACAAGGTTGGTTTTTATGGTTTATTTTATTTTGGGTTGTCGTCCTCATTTCATTGATGGCTATTGGCGGATTCTTCATGTTCCGCAAATTCCTTAAGGCACTCCCAAAGCAGGATGGAAAATCAGATTTAGATTGGCAAGAATATTATTTAGATAAAACCGTTCACTTGTGGGGACAAGCTGAAAAAGATTTACTCTATGAACTCGTAAGCCCTGTCCCAGAGCTTTTTAGACAAGTGGCTAAGGAAAAAATAGCAGGAAAAATTGGCGAGCTTGCATTAGAGGAAAAAGCAGCAGCCATTAACAATGACCTCATTATTCGCGGCTATATCCAAGCAACACCAAAACGCGACCACAAATTTTTACGCAAAAAATTAGAGCAAATGCAAATTGACATCTCCCCCTATGAGCATTTATTCGAATAA
- a CDS encoding DUF1659 domain-containing protein, whose protein sequence is MANVNFVNATLRLKYVDGYDENNEPTFTTKSYRNVNNTHSADDLLAVAHAIASLSSQSLAGIAKQETHDLS, encoded by the coding sequence ATGGCTAACGTTAACTTTGTAAATGCTACACTGCGTCTCAAGTATGTGGATGGCTATGATGAGAACAATGAGCCTACGTTCACAACGAAATCGTATCGAAATGTGAACAACACACATAGCGCGGACGATTTGCTAGCTGTTGCTCATGCCATTGCTAGTCTTTCATCACAGTCACTGGCTGGCATTGCGAAACAGGAAACACACGATTTATCTTAA
- a CDS encoding DUF2922 domain-containing protein, with amino-acid sequence MTQVLELQFATTDGKTTTLSIDAPKPNITVTEIQQAMATIMAKNVFTGQGAALSAIKGARIVDRQVTEFEVATE; translated from the coding sequence ATGACACAAGTTCTAGAGTTACAATTTGCAACAACTGATGGGAAAACGACAACCCTTTCGATTGATGCACCCAAGCCGAATATCACAGTGACTGAAATTCAGCAGGCAATGGCAACAATCATGGCTAAAAATGTTTTTACTGGGCAAGGTGCTGCTCTGTCAGCCATCAAGGGAGCCCGTATTGTAGATCGTCAAGTAACAGAATTTGAAGTAGCAACAGAATAA
- a CDS encoding YvrJ family protein encodes MEQWLNMISDIGFPILVSFYLLHRVEVKLDAIHAALVSLK; translated from the coding sequence ATGGAACAGTGGTTGAACATGATATCCGATATCGGTTTTCCGATTTTGGTGTCATTTTATTTATTGCACCGCGTCGAAGTAAAGCTTGATGCGATTCATGCTGCACTCGTTTCATTAAAATGA
- a CDS encoding SCO family protein, which translates to MKRKLIGLVLLLACASVLGACGNSKFKADYSLEIPDFEHVNQRGETVSLESLKGKPWIGMYIFTNCVSICPPMSLNMAQVQEKLQKKGVEDYNIVAFSVDPDVDQPDVLADYLSKYNVPDESKWNLLTGYSQKYIEQFAVKNTKILVKNDPNSDQVIHGNQFFLVDKDGVLVKMYNGYAENIEDVPIDTIASDIETYIDENL; encoded by the coding sequence ATGAAACGTAAATTAATAGGGCTAGTGTTGCTTTTAGCCTGTGCATCTGTGCTAGGCGCATGTGGAAATTCAAAATTTAAAGCAGATTATAGTCTGGAAATACCCGATTTTGAACATGTTAATCAACGTGGTGAAACGGTTTCACTTGAAAGCTTAAAAGGTAAGCCTTGGATTGGCATGTATATTTTCACAAACTGTGTGTCTATTTGCCCGCCCATGTCATTAAACATGGCTCAAGTCCAAGAAAAGCTTCAGAAAAAAGGCGTAGAGGACTATAATATCGTTGCCTTCTCGGTAGATCCAGATGTTGATCAGCCAGATGTGTTAGCGGATTATCTTAGTAAATACAATGTTCCAGATGAATCTAAATGGAACCTTCTGACAGGGTATTCACAGAAATATATCGAACAATTTGCGGTAAAAAATACAAAGATTTTAGTGAAAAACGACCCTAACAGTGACCAAGTCATTCATGGTAATCAATTTTTCTTAGTCGATAAAGATGGTGTACTCGTCAAAATGTATAATGGCTATGCTGAAAATATTGAAGATGTACCGATTGATACGATAGCATCTGATATTGAAACATATATTGATGAAAATTTATAA
- a CDS encoding RNA polymerase sigma factor produces MSDNEKLEQLMAIHTEQLFRIAYYYTKDLQIAEDIVQDVFIKFYHQKHYEERGEMKAYLARMTINKCKDYLKSWTYRKITLQHKFFTKQKSTLQDTLIRQDEQALLDDAILSLPLKQREAIVYFYLEEMTIKEIAELLAIPEGTVKSRLKKGKELLKGELQHIEWEVLFHG; encoded by the coding sequence ATGTCTGATAATGAAAAATTAGAGCAGCTAATGGCTATACATACGGAGCAATTGTTTCGAATTGCTTATTACTATACAAAGGATTTACAAATAGCCGAGGATATTGTGCAGGATGTTTTTATTAAGTTCTATCATCAAAAACACTATGAGGAACGAGGAGAGATGAAGGCGTACTTAGCTCGCATGACAATCAATAAATGCAAGGATTACTTAAAAAGCTGGACATACAGGAAAATTACATTGCAGCATAAGTTTTTTACCAAACAAAAATCAACTTTGCAGGACACACTAATTCGTCAAGATGAACAAGCTCTGTTAGATGATGCTATTTTAAGCTTACCTCTTAAGCAACGAGAAGCGATTGTCTATTTTTACTTGGAGGAGATGACGATTAAAGAGATTGCGGAGCTACTTGCGATTCCCGAAGGTACTGTGAAATCACGCTTAAAGAAAGGAAAGGAGCTATTAAAAGGAGAGTTACAACATATTGAGTGGGAGGTGCTTTTCCATGGATAA
- a CDS encoding DUF1572 family protein, producing MTIAQTYLQVVQKRFQSVKELGDKALAQLEEAQLHWAYNEESNSIAVIVKHVSGNMISRWTDFLTTDGEKPTRNRDDEFEDSLHSKEAIISAWDKGWQVFLEALASLTESDLQGDVTIRGERLAVIDAIERQMAHYAQHVGQIIYIAKQVKGTDWQTLSIPKGQSQAFTEAMLDKHQH from the coding sequence ATGACGATTGCGCAAACCTATTTACAAGTTGTCCAGAAAAGATTTCAAAGTGTGAAAGAGCTAGGGGATAAAGCGCTTGCCCAATTAGAAGAGGCACAACTGCACTGGGCATATAACGAAGAATCCAATAGTATCGCAGTGATTGTGAAGCATGTAAGTGGGAATATGATTTCCCGCTGGACCGATTTTTTAACGACAGATGGAGAAAAGCCTACGAGAAATCGAGATGATGAATTTGAGGATAGTCTTCACAGCAAAGAAGCGATCATTTCAGCGTGGGACAAGGGCTGGCAAGTATTTTTAGAGGCCTTGGCGAGTTTAACAGAATCTGATTTGCAGGGGGATGTCACGATTAGAGGGGAGCGGCTAGCGGTCATTGATGCCATTGAAAGACAAATGGCGCATTATGCACAGCACGTCGGTCAAATCATTTATATCGCGAAACAGGTAAAGGGCACTGATTGGCAAACACTCAGTATTCCTAAAGGACAGTCACAGGCTTTTACGGAAGCCATGCTAGACAAACATCAACATTAA